A genomic segment from Neodiprion lecontei isolate iyNeoLeco1 chromosome 1, iyNeoLeco1.1, whole genome shotgun sequence encodes:
- the LOC107220409 gene encoding protein virilizer isoform X3, whose protein sequence is MENVELLFFDTFSHDISEELNLDLVQFPKPVFISEVRIIPLGARVQADFPGGVRLGATNPSQFEIEFFVNDLSKPGASTFESLGGLEYKQNIHIQLECERKQIPTDGLVLRGWYTTITLAVYGTLTKSLSNPPEVPTPAANSTVCVSGSEETPECTAQIPEQSAEWYYENPQPANSTETCVAATPSPPVQPIQTVDPSRNVVPEPVATVPTEQWEEHPGNALIKMGKRPSSPPTESLVSLSPESISAEEEDGDRDGIEIGTVEPFEPILSDEDIMADDAPPSVDYECDVTQVLNQYSLIPPDLLDLNKPVLPTGKKSDDGAGHDRHQKMLCAITKSVLNFINASGQEKETFVHNCETMCLMLNNMDLSKDDFKDFTKVVDAGLDMDLARSHPQPAYKVRHIKVGVRLAEALCKIPHGPAVLLNVKAPSRLLYLCMQENVALPVKLSALRALDAALISPEIVAQFSTPNSNLYKLALEMLDAAKLARLKYALSSLLRKIHVYELLAETTELTESVVSELTNAYMFAPTLMSQPKRQLPASARIEFEREPGEFAAEIISMIVRYSDHVEIFQNRATDILEKSRNHPVLREVTSYLTIAMQRTSWDYSDVSSLVIVIRKHSNRAPSLPGELVTACRILVYLIFPSKNDSDPMEPYVELKHCNALTQLFAAGGLPALLTVMTNIAEFYEQPYLHRAALTGRRGLALAALLLPCVKLIGAMLDRLVKCMGTDFKDLTAVVPLLGVYSLVEAMPSTRFVHNLSNEIVETLLIFTRAVDADGSGNVAKSLWTQMLGEVLKMVALSPCNFVPGIKLLERLLPPILNFKEIAPEDVPRMLGQRKLWSAHLQAQATNLTETLRLLCNSWNIDLLTLLSSVCKQLSDLAAPTALLVGRCLLDSVLAATPLEKNIPILVLLGDLVRHAPLKATLLTLTSPAARAQVKSDQRYPPVIELLCSTLKTTSDNFVQREILDILVTLCDSTLSLIDLDASETFEKRLTHSVPSKEPLLAIITTLIEILANAPKYQLDILKHTLNALMSLTAHNYGLYHVKSCLESHPAALFELLEHVSNLDDGDENKKCVSGLTVTFLESLISCKLPTRTLFLRVQQLASVISWGKTNHPLEKYEDTKDLVEALKNVEQKEEKESIPEMLEPLLPTPEALLNQFSQRSFGLITRPIKRSEKLMFGPNHQPLHEIAVDLLTLATELLPADFNLLSETQRLCTKAPPNDTNQSVQPKAQIDNQDNRDPQKSSTSTAKTKQPFVTPMRGRAQFTNSMRGGPAAGGVGRGADPFRSRPPNTSRPPSLHVDDFVALETCGAQPTGPTGYNKISIRGPCPSRGVMVGSGGRGRPWLPETRPPYLR, encoded by the exons ATGGAAAAcgtagaattattatttttcgacacATTTTCGCACGATATCTCCGAG GAACTTAACTTAGACCTTGTACAATTTCCTAAGCCCGTGTTCATTAGTGAGGTTCGGATAATACCTCTGGGTGCACGCGTTCAGGCAGACTTTCCAGGGGGCGTCCGGCTAGG agcAACTAATCCATCCCAGTTTGAgatagaattttttgtaaacgaTTTGAGCAAACCTGGAGCTTCAACCTTCGAATCACTGGGAGGCTTGGAATACAAACAAAACATTCACATTCAACTGGAATGCGAACGCAAACAAATACCCACCGATGGACTTGTTTTACGCGGGTGGTATACAACCATTACTTTGGCGGTCTACGGTACTCTCACAAAAAGCTTAAGTAATCCCCCAGAAGTACCTACTCCAGCTGCCAACTCAACAGTATGCGTTAGCGGATCAGAAGAAACTCCAGAATGTACAGCTCAGATACCTGAACAGTCAGCTGAATGGTATTATGAAAACCCACAGCCTGCAAATTCCACG GAAACCTGTGTCGCAGCCACGCCATCCCCACCTGTACAGCCAATACAAACAGTTGATCCTTCAAGGAATGTAGTTCCAGAACCTGTGGCAACTGTTCCAACAGAACAGTGGGAAGAACATCCTGGAAATGCCTTAATAAAAATGGGCAAACGGCCTTCTTCGCCTCCTACAGAATCTTTAGTTTCACTAAGTCCAGAATCAATTTCTGCAGAGGAAGAAGACGGAGATAGAGATGGAATCGAAATAGGAACTGTAGAGCCCTTTGAACCAATCCTCAGTGATGAAGATATTATGGCTGACGATGCCCCACCAAGTGTAGATTATGAATGTGACGTTACGCAAGTACTTAATCAGTATTCTCTAATACCTCCAGATCTACTGGATCTAAACAAGCCTGTGCTACCTACAGGTAAAAAGTCTGATGACGGTGCTGGCCATGATCGGCATCAGAAAATGTTATGTGCCATCACAAAATCtgttttaaatttcatcaatgCTTCTGGACAAGAGAAAGAGACATTCGTCCACAATTGTGAAACAATGTGTTTAATGTTAAACAATATGGATTTGAGCAAGGATGATTTCAAGGATTTCACAAAAGTTGTTGATGCAGGACTTGACATGGATTTAGCTCGCAGCCATCCTCAACCTGCCTATAAGGTACGCCATATAAAAGTTGGCGTTCGATTAGCTGAAGCATTATGCAAAATTCCTCACGGACCAGCAGTATTGTTGAATGTAAAAGCTCCATCTCGATTACTATATCTTTGTATGCAAGAGAATGTTGCACTTCCTGTGAAATTGTCAGCACTAAGAGCGCTGGATGCAGCCTTAATAAGCCCTGAAATAGTTGCGCAATTTTCAACTCCAAATAGCAACTTGTACAAGCTTGCATTGGAAATGCTAGACGCAGCAAAGCTAGCCCGGCTAAAGTATGCTCTGAGCTCATTATTGAGGAAAATACATGTCTACGAGTTACTCGCTGAAACAACAGAACTCACAGAATCAGTTGTGTCCGAATTAACAAATGCATATATGTTTGCTCCAACACTTATGTCTCAACCAAAGCGGCAATTGCCGGCAAGTGCACGTATAGAATTTGAACGCGAGCCGG GAGAATTTGCGGCAGAAATAATCTCAATGATTGTACGCTACTCAGATCACGTTGAGATCTTTCAGAACCGTGCTACTGATATCTTGGAAAAATCAAGGAATCACCCAGTCTTAAGAGAAGTTACATCCTATCTAACAATAGCAATGCAGCGCACTAGTTGGGATTACAGTGATGTGTCATCTTTAGTAATTGTTATCCGTAAGCATTCGAATAGAGCCCCTTCATTGCCTGGGGAATTGGTCACTGCTTGTAGAATACTTGTCTATTTAATCTTCCCATCAAAAAACGACTCTGATCCAATGGAACCATATGTTGAGCTGAAGCACTGTAATGCTTTGACACAATTATTTGCTGCTGGAGGCCTTCCTGCTCTCCTTACAGTTATGACAAATATTGCTGAATTTTACGAACAACCGTACTTACATCGAGCTGCTTTGACTGGTAGAAGAGGTTTGGCTTTGGCAGCTCTGCTCTTACCCTGTGTTAAACTAATAGGTGCTATGTTGGATCGACTAGTTAAATGTATGGGTACAGATTTCAAGGATTTGACAGCAGTAGTCCCTCTTCTTGGTGTCTATTCTTTAGTAGAAGCCATGCCAAGTACACGATTTGTCCATAATctttcaaatgaaattgttgaaacacTATTAATATTTACAAGAGCGGTTGACGCTGATGGCTCAGGAAATGTTGCTAAATCTTTATGGACACAAATGTTGGGGGAAGTATTGAAAATGGTTGCTTTGAGTCCATGCAATTTCGTGCCTGGCATAAAACTTTTGGAGCGATTGCTTCCTCCAATTTTGAACTTTAAAGAAATTGCTCCTGAAGATGTCCCACGTATGTTGGGACAAAGAAAACTTTGGTCTGCACATTTACAAGCCCAAGCCACTAACTTGACTGAAACATTACGTTTGCTCTGCAACAGCTGGAATATTGATTTGTTGACGTTATTGTCTAGCGTTTGTAAGCAGCTAAGCGACCTCGCTGCACCAACTGCTCTATTAGTTGGAAGATGCTTGCTAGATAGTGTACTGGCTGCAACtccgttggaaaaaaatataccgatATTAGTATTGCTTGGAGATCTCGTAAGACATGCTCCATTAAAAGCAACGCTACTAACTTTAACTAGCCCTGCAGCTAGAGCACAAGTTAAATCTGATCAACGCTACCCACCTGTGATTGAATTGTTATGCTCTACTTTGAAAACTACTTCAGACAATTTCGTGCAACGCGAAATCTTGGATATTCTTGTAACTCTGTGTGATTCAACTTTGAGTTTGATAGACTTGGATGCAAGTGAAACGTTTGAAAAGCGATTGACCCATTCAGTGCCTAGCAAAGAACCACTCCTTGCCATTATTACAACACTCATTGAAATTTTAGCAAATGCACCTAAATATCAACTCGATATCTTGAAGCATACATTGAATGCATTAATGTCTTTAACAGCTCACAATTATGGACTTTATCATGTCAAAAGCTGTCTAGAAAGTCATCCTGCAGCATTATTTGAATTGTTGGAACATGTGTCAAATTTGGATGACGGCgacgagaataaaaaatgtgtctCAGGATTAACCGTCACTTTTTTGGAATCACTAATTTCCTGCAAATTGCCAACAAGAACTTTATTTTTACGTGTACAACAGCTGGCATCTGTAATTTCGTGGGGTAAAACCAATCATCCGTTAGAAAAATATGAAGACACGAAAGACTTAGTAGAAGCTCTGAAGAACGTTGAGcaaaaagaagagaaggaatCAATACCTGAAATGTTGGAGCCCCTACTTCCAACTCCTGAGGCATTGCtaaatcaattttcacagAGATCTTTTGGCCTCATCACCCGTCCAATAAAACGATCAGAAAAGTTAATGTTTGGACCAAATCACCAGCCACTGCATGAAATTGCAGTTGATCTTTTAACTTTGGCCACTGAGCTGTTACCAGCTGATTTTAACTTACTATCTGAAACACAACGTTTGTGTACCAAGGCACCACCTAATGACACGAATCAATCTGTACAACCAAAAGCTCAAATAGACAATCAAGATAATCGAGATCCGCAAAAATCCAGCACTTCCACTGCTAAAACAAAGCAGCCATTTG TGACACCAATGCGAGGAAGAGCTCAATTTACAAATTCTATGAGAGGAGGGCCGGCAGCTGGTGGGGTTGGACGTGGTGCAGATCCGTTCCGTTCAAGACCACCCAATACTTCAAGACCACCTTCTCTCCACGTAGATGATTTTGTTGCCTTAGAGACTTGTGGAGCGCAGCCCACAGGACCTACAGGCTACAACAAAATTAGTATTCGTGGTCCATGTCCTTCTAGAGGTGTTATGGTTGGGTCAGGAGGTAGAGGCAGACCGTGGTTACCTGAGACCCGGCCGCCATACCTTcgctaa